The segment CTGCCGGCAGCGACTCCGCCCGCACCGCGATTTTTTCCACGTCCACCGCCGAGTAGTCGATCTTGCGGACCGTTTCGGCCTGCGTCGGCTCCTCGGACGCGCCGCGCAGCGCGAGATAGCGATCAGGCCGCTCGTCACTCACCGTCGTGAACCGCGCGAACACCGGAAAATGATCGGAGAAACCGCTCCCCGCCGGTCCTTCACCGCTCCAGCGGATCGGCGTGCCCTTCTCGTCTGCGTTGAGTCCATCAAACTTCGCGACGCCGAAGGAATTGTCGACATACTGCACGCCGCGGTAGTCATAGAGCCCGCGCGTGATGAGCATCTGGATCAGCGTGCCCCACTCGCCCTGAAACGTGTCGCTGCCGCGCTGCTCCGCCGGCAGCTCGAACCACAGATTGTACAGATCGCGCTGCTGGCCCCGGATCGCGAGTTCGTTACCCTGCGAGCCGAGCACGTCGTTCATCCCGGTGACGGTCATCTGCGGATAGCGGCGCTTCTGGTTGTACTGCGAATTGAAATCGCCGCCGATCACGATGTCCGCCTGCGGATCCTGCCGGAGAATTTCGTCGAGTCGCTGTCGCAGCGTTCGCGCGTTGGCGGCACGCGTCGGCTCCGTGGCGGCGTCGCCCGCGCCGGATTTCCAATGGTTGTTGAACAGGTAGAGCGTCGCGCCATCGATCTCCACCAGCACCTCGAGAATCGCCCGCGCATCCACGGTGGGATGCGAGCGCACCGCCTTCACCGGAAACCGCGTCAAGGTCACGCATTTCTGGCTCAGGGGTCGGTCGCCTCCGCTGCGGACGTTTTCCGCGACGATCACGTGATAGCCCGTCAGCCCGCGATCAGCGAGCGCCTTGGCGAGCAGCGCCTCGGCCGGCAGATCCGCGATCTCCTGATCAAATCCGCGGCCGAGCATGTCCTCGATCTTCCGGTCCGCATAGCGGCGCAACATCGCCTCGTAGTCCAGCGCGGCGGCGGCCGGCGTCTCATCGACCTCGATTTCCTGCAGCATCACCACGTCCGGCCCGCGACCGTCGTCAAACCGCGCCAGCACGGACGCGACGGCTTGCACCTTCGTGAGCACGTGCGCCGGCGTGTAGCGAGGCGCCTGGTATTCCTCGAACCGCGCCTGCCCATCGGCGTCGACGAGATTCTCCACGTTGTAGACGACGACCGTGAACGGCCGCGCCGCCGCCGTGAGCGCGAGCGCAGAAAAAAATGCGATGGATCCAAGCTTCCGGATTTGCATGAGAATCAGATCACCGCCCACAGGCAGAGGTAGGGCGCGGATTCCGCTCCGCGCCGTACATATCCCAAGACGTCGCGCTGTAGGGCGGGATATCCTGAATCCCGCCGCTTTCGGCCCTGGCGGATCGGGAGATCCCGCCGCACATTCAGAAAACGGCCGATCACCGCGAGTGTCGCGACGCCACGGCGGTTGCAGTTCATTCCTCTTCCTCCAACGCCGCGAC is part of the Opitutus terrae PB90-1 genome and harbors:
- a CDS encoding endonuclease/exonuclease/phosphatase family protein; translated protein: MQIRKLGSIAFFSALALTAAARPFTVVVYNVENLVDADGQARFEEYQAPRYTPAHVLTKVQAVASVLARFDDGRGPDVVMLQEIEVDETPAAAALDYEAMLRRYADRKIEDMLGRGFDQEIADLPAEALLAKALADRGLTGYHVIVAENVRSGGDRPLSQKCVTLTRFPVKAVRSHPTVDARAILEVLVEIDGATLYLFNNHWKSGAGDAATEPTRAANARTLRQRLDEILRQDPQADIVIGGDFNSQYNQKRRYPQMTVTGMNDVLGSQGNELAIRGQQRDLYNLWFELPAEQRGSDTFQGEWGTLIQMLITRGLYDYRGVQYVDNSFGVAKFDGLNADEKGTPIRWSGEGPAGSGFSDHFPVFARFTTVSDERPDRYLALRGASEEPTQAETVRKIDYSAVDVEKIAVRAESLPAGAKLRSKEFRGKIIRVEGVVAPGIRLAVEFLGDTYDVWSFNEALRNELRANHAAGQPIRFYAELGQYRGRWQFVIQDPSWVK